AAAAAAATATCAGAAAGAATCTGTCGCTTCTGTGGTAAAAAGTCCGATGCAACAACCTTTAAAAGCAAGCCTCACATTATTTCAAGATTATTTGGAAATAATTCTGGGGTGTCAGATTACGAATGTGATAAGTGTAACAATCATTTCTCAGGTTTCGAAAGTGATATGGCAAATTTTTTAGGTTTGAATAGAAGTGTTAATGCCTTAGGAGCACAAACTCCTCCAACATTTAAATCATACGATGGTAATATTGTAGCTAAAAAAAATAGTTTTAATGGTTTTCATGGCATTGATATAGAATCAAATAAACAAGGGGTAATTAAAAAAAATTAGATGGAGGTATTATAGAATTTAACGTTATACATAATCCTTATATACCGATTAACATTTTTAAATGTTTACTGAAAATTGCCTTGACTGTAATTCCTGATGTTGAAGTAGACAACTATAAATTCTGTTTTGATTTTCTGATGAGAAATAACAATGAGGCTTATTTTGTACAGCATGCCAAACAGATTCATAGGGGGGCATCTGGTTTTAATGTAAAATTTCCCTATGTATTAATTTTCAAAAAAAGAAATTTAGAAAGTAAATTGCCTTCTCACTGGATTAAACTTTATTACCAAGATTCGTACATTCAGTTTTACATACCTTGCCATAAAGAAGATGAAGTTTTACTTCAGGGTGAAGAATTAATTTATTCACTTTGCCCACCATTAATTTTCGCTGAAACACAGCCACAAGGAATTGCAAAGTATTATGAAAAGTTAGATCTATCTTCAAATGTTATGACTAAGGGAAAGACTTCAAAACTCAATTTAACTTTTGATGAAAATCTTTCAAGGGAAGGGAGTAACAACAATCAGGAAACACACAATTCTGATAATTTTAATTCAGATGAAATTATAAAAGTTTTTCTTACCAAAAATTCAGGTTTATTAGAAGAATAAGACCGGCTCATATTATTACTGTGTGTTACCTTGCATATTAGTAAAACACAATTCTTTTATTTTGCCAAATTTAAATATTCTGGTTGCGTTATTGTCGCGACAAACTTTTTTCATATTGAGAGGAAACCGTAATTTTCTAACAATATCTTTTGTATATTGAGGTCTAAAGTGATGGAGAATATCAATATCGAAAAACACAAGTTGATTGTTTAAAGGTTATCCTTTTAGGTAATCAGAATAGCTTGCAAAATTCTAATTTTCTACATTTTATCAACGAATATTTTAAAAACATCCAAAATCGACTTAGATATATGAAAACATTAGCAATTATAATTGGCAATAACAACTACTTTAAAGGAAATGAATTAACTAACGGAGAAAATGATGCAAATCAAATTGCTGGAATCTTTAAAGATTACAATTATGAGGTAAAATTATATCTAAATATCGATCAAAAAAACATAGTTGAAATTTTACAAGAATATAGCGACTTACTAAAAGATTTTGATGCATCTATTTTTTATTTTGCAGGTCACGGATTCGAAGTAGATGGAGAGAATTTTTTGGCGAGTATCGATTCGCAAATTCCTCCTGAAAATAAATATGTGGCAAAACAAAATTGTATTACTTTAAATGATTTATTTGACATATACAGGCAAAATCCTACTAAATTAAACATAGTGATATTAGATGCTTGCAGAAGATCATTTGGTCGCGGGACTGCACTTGGATTTAGTCCAATTATAGCTCCTAAAGGATCACTAATAGCATTTTCAACATCTCCAAATGAAGGTGCTTTAGATGTCGGATATGAGAATAATAGTATTTATACGGGCTCACTAATAAAGCACCTCTCGTCCGAAAGGATAGCTGTCGAAGATCTATTTAAATCTGTAAGAAAGACAGTTTTTGCATTGTCAGGAGGAAGACAAACAACTTGGGAACACACCTCATTAATTGGTGATTTTTACTTTTACAAACATCAAAAGCTAAATATTTTAAGCCTACCTTATAATCCGAATGTTTTGAAAGATGAAAATTATTATGAAGATTCAGAATTTTACAAAAAAATTAAAGAACTAAAGACCTACAATTGGTACAAACAAAATCCTGCAATTGATTATTTAATAACAATACCAGTAAGTCAATTAGATAAGGACCAAATGTTCATTTTAGGAAGAAATTTATTACAATGCGCTATTGGTGGGGCAAATTCCGCTATGACATTTTTTGAAAATCTTAATAGGTCACTACTAGATTTTCAAATAAACTCCGAGAATCATATTCTAAATGGAATTCTATTTGAAATGTATTACGACAGCAAAGGTGAATTCAGATTTAATAATTTTAAAGGAAATTATAGAGAAGAAATTTTTAAATTAAGAGATAATCCAGCATTCAATCAATCATTCGATTTCATAAATGGTATTTTAATTCAACAGGATTACTCTGTATTATTTTTACCAAATTCGCAGACAATAAATATTGAAATTAAATGCAGCCAAAAAACAACAAACGATGGTTTTGGAGATAGAATAGTCCAGGTGATCGAATCAATAATCTTTAACGGAAATGATATTAAAAAAGAAATATCGAAGTATTATATTGATGGGTATAATGAAAATGGATTAAAGACAGTCCTAGCCAAATATCTTAATGCGCCAGTTGAATCGATAAGAATTAATTCGAATTTTGAACTTAGATACATTAGATTTATTATATAAAAAACACATTAAAATAGTTTAAAATTATTTTATCTAAATCATTGAAGATGCTTAAAGCCGGAAAATGAAAACCCAACTACCTGCATAAAAATAGAATATGAATATTGAAAAATACAAAGAAAATGCCCTGAAAATATTATTTCCAATAAAGCAAGTCGATGATAATACAAAAGCAAACGAAAAACTATTATTTTTTGCTGAAAGAAGTGATGCAGGAAGGGAGATACAGGATTACTACTTAGTTTATTTTCTATTTGTAAATTTATTAGGTTTCAAAGACACAGGAAGATCTGAAAAGCTGGCTTGGTCTATTCCAATTGATTTTAATGGTAAAGCATTTCTGATTGAACACAGGAAAATGGGAGTTGGGGTTTTTATTCAAAATAAGGAAGATGAAGAAGATGCGAAAATAATTACTAAGAAAATTAACGGTGCGATAAAATCTTCAAGACCATATTTTAACCACTTGGCAGCAGAGGCTATCAAGAGTTCCGAAATAAATATTGTAAATAATAATGGATATTTATTTGAACGATTTAACTATTTTCTAAATCTATATAAATCAGAAAATAAGAAACTAGAAAAATTATCTAAAGAAAGGATTTCTATTGATGGCACTTTTGTTCTAGGTTCCAAAAATTACTACAAGATACGGCAAAGCACAAAATGGTTAGCAATTTCAACTATTGAATCATTTTTTAGCTGGACAGAACATCTATTTATTCATCTTGCTATCCTTACACAAAAAATAAAAACAGGGGAAGAAGTCACAAAATTAATCGATGCCGAATGGAAAACTAAATTCAATACTGTCATATCTGACGATATGTTAAAGGAATATTATATTGAATTACTGATGATAAGGAATCAGGTAAGGAACTTTGTTGCTCACGGTGCATTTGGAAAAGACGGCAATGCATTCCACTTTCATTCCGGAGCCGGTGCTGTACCAGTAATGATGAACTTTAATAAGACTAAAAATAGGTTTTCTTTTCAAGGCACACTGGAATTTAAAGATAATGAAGTTATATGTTTGATAGAATCTTTTATCTCTGATATGAATAGCAGCAATTTAAAACCTGCACTCACATATACCCAAGGGCAAGGTTTGATCACAATATTACCTTATGCAAGCAATGGGATGTATGAATCTGCAATGCACGATAATGATATTATGGAAAAATTTTGTGATCATTTGCAGGGAATATTTGATAACTCAGCAAATATGGATTGGTAATCTAAATCTATAAATAAACTTACAAGCCAATGACAAAAATTGAAAGGGTAGAGCAATACTTACACGAATTTTTTACATATAATATTTTTGAGTTCAATGATTTTTATAGGAAGTTTATTACTAGAGACTCGTTGTAGTTTATCTCTTAAAAAAATATTGTGGAAAATTTCAATTTGAACGATTAATATCTCACAGATTTCCTACGATATAAAACCTACTTTATTTTTACAAATATTTTTAGATTATATTAATAATAAAACAGACTGAACTTGAATGATGCCGCAGACGGATCAGTCATCACTCTAACAGGATTTACTAATCTGGAAAACTTTATCAACAGCCTGATCTTATAGCAACATTCAATCATCGTAATTGCCCAGCACATAAAATAAAAGGCAGAGGATCTTCGGATCTTCTGCCTTTATTTCAGACCAAAAGAAAAGAATCTTCAGATCTTTCAATGTGAAAATTATTCTCAAGATAATATGTCATTGCTGTTATGGCATTAGATCCTGTCTCTGTGCGGTTTTTCCCATATTTCTTTGGAACATCCTGCTCGGTGAGGAAAGCAACTTTGTAAACCTTGTCTTTTTGTAAATGTCTTCCCTGAAAATAGATTTCCTGAATTCTGTAACCCGGCGGATTTTCAATGCGCATCAAAATTCTCAATCCGTTGCAACGCTTAACATAACCTCCCATTTGTTTCATCGGCTCTGCGGAAAAGGTCCGCTCCAGATTTTCTTCTAACATTTCAAAGATCTCTTTTCCAGTAAGCTCTGTGGTGGAAATAGGCGGATTCATCGGCACGATTTTGTATAAGTCCCAGAGGGTAATATTTCCGACATTTATAGGTGCACCATAGCGCCATCCGTTGGAAAAGGAGATCTCAACGTCCGTCGCAAAATTGACGGCAGACAGAAGAAAGTCATCCATAGTAGAAGACAGCGTGGAATAGCGGTGCAAAATATGTTCTGTCGTCCCCAATACTGTACTTTTCATTTCAGCAAAAGACTGTAGACTTTTTTCCACCAGATCTTTAACTTCTACATCTTCATCAATACTGTCGTCAGTTTCAATGATCTTGTAATCAAAATGTGTAATCATTCCATTTTGACATCAAGCTTTAGATTTCCTACAAATGATCCGTGGCAGCCACATTGGATGATAATGCAGTTTCCTGCTTTTTCTGCTTCGTACATCCTGTTATGGGTGTGTGCACTGAGACAAATATCGATTCCTTCCACTTTTTTGAGCAGTTCGATATCTTGCGGATAACCATTGTGCGACAAAAGAATAATAATGTCCACAGCATCCTCTCTTAATTCTCTGACGCATTGATTCGTCTCTTCAATTCCATCGGTCACCGTTATGCCTTCACTGAACTTCTCCGGCATTGTCTTATCGATAATATTGGAACAGATCCCGATTATACCAATTTTGAGTCCTCCAATTTCAGATATTTTGTAAGGTAGTAGAAATCGTTTTCCCTGCTCATCAAAAACATTGCAGCCCAAGACGGGATAATTGAGCTGGCTTTCCAGTTTTAACAGATGTCTTGGTGTATAGGCAAAGTCCCAGTGTCCTACCATTGCATCAAATCCAAGTTGGTTAAGTATGGGAATCAAGACCTCTCCTTTCGACTGTACCACCGGAACTGTTCCGTGAAACGTATCCCCTCCGTCAAAGAGCAATGCGTTCGGATTTTCTGCCCTGATCTTTTTGAAGATGGTCTGAATTCTGGCATAACCTCCTGCACTTTTAACATATTCTTTCTGATAGTCATAAAACAGCTCTGGATGGGGTTCCATATAGCCGTGCACATCGTTGATGAATCCTATTGATAATTTCATAATTTCCAATTTTAGGGTTTAACTATTGCCCATCCTTCATCCTGTCTCAAAATCATTTCCCCGTTTCCGCTGGGGGTGTAATTTACAAACTCAAATAATTCGGACTTTTCGATCTTTTTTTCACGAAGGGTATTTTCGCACTGTACCATCACTACCCCCTTATCTTGCAGACCTGTAAGAAGTTCCCCGTAGGGGTTTTTCTTTCTGAACATTTCCACTCCGCCCCCAAAGGCCAGCAGTTCGACCTTCAGTTTGCCTTTCAGCCTGGGATCTTCCATCGCGTTATTGATATTTCTGATAATGACTCTGATTTTCTGGTCATCACCTTCATTGATCACATACAAAGCCTTGTACTCCTTATTAATAGATTTTGCAGGTTCGTAAACTGTTGCCTTTTGCGCAAAACCCATAAACCCTGTCAGGAAAACTGAGAAGGTCAATATCTTAATTAAGTTTTTCATTATTTTTCATTTAAAAGTTGATTGATTTCTTGATAGAATGATTCTTTGCTGTAGTCTGCCATTCCCGCATGATGCATCCTAATTTTTCCTGATCTGTCCAAAACGACGGTCGTAGGAAGTGAACCATTAAAAAAAGCAGTTGGAATCGAACCTTCTGCAACTAAAAACGGAACAGTGAATTGTTCTTTTTCAAGATACATCTTACCCAAGGCGGTCTGCTCATCCAGATTGACTGTAAGAAAAACAAGATCTTTATTGGATTTAAATCGGACGTAGAATGTCTGAATCGAAGGGAATTCCGCACGGCAAGGCGGGCACCAGGACGCCCAGAAGTTAATAAATACCACTTTTCCCTTGAGGTCAGAAGTATTGATGATCTCACCTTTATCATTTCTGACACTGAAGTTTTCAGTACTGGACAAAGGAGTCGACTCAACGGCCGGCTCTGTTTCCTTTTCTTCAATCTTTGAGTTCATAAGACCGGTAGAGATGATCTGGCGCATCAGCCAGGCTTTTGCATCGGGACTCACAAGCAACACGATGAATATTGACACCAAAAGTGCCGTACTCCAGTTCTTCCGAAGCCATATTTTAAATTTTTCCATTGTTCTTATTTTAATAAATTATTGTCCGGTTAACTTTTTCAGCGCTTCATAAATCTCAGGTCGGTCAAAATCTTGCCCTCCCTGCATCTGTGCTTCGAGTTCTCCTTTTTTATTAAAGATCAAAGTCGTCGGAATTGCTCCCTGAAAGTACTGCGAAGGAATAGTGTCTGCTGCTACATACACCGGAAGATCGTAGTTTTTATCCTTCATAAATTTCTTAGACTTTGTCAGGTTGGCTTCCACATTGAGAAGGACAAAAACGATATTGTCATTTCCCTTGAATTTGTCTTTCAGGTCTCTGATGCTCGGCATTTCTTCGACACAAGGCCTGCACCATGTGGCCCAGAAATTTACAAAGACCACCTTCCCTTTCAGTTCACTCAAAGCAATTTTCTTTCCGTTCTCATCGATTAAGATGATATCCTCATTATCATTTACATTATTTTGTGGGATGGGCCCATCCTGATTCTCAACTCTTGATTGCATCGCACTCAAAGAAAAAGAAAACAGGGTCATCATAAGAATGAAAATAGGTGTTTTAAATTTTAAGGTCGTTATCATTATTTATTTTTTTTTGGGGTTGATATCTTTCCTTCCTCAATTTCTTCGGAAGGTTTTACTAGAACTTTGTCATGGCCGAATAGTGCACCAAAGACCTCGGTCATTTTTTCGTAGGTGATTCCTTCTTTCACAGCAACTCTGCTTACCGTATTATCATTGAAGGTCATCACAAAGGTTCCGGATTGAGTCTGCAGAATACTTTTCGTGGGTACAAAAAATGTAGGTGCACTTCTTTTCAGATTGAGCTGGACCTGTGCATATTCCCCCCCTTTTAAGACAGTGCCCGGATTTGGAACGTCAAACTCAAGGGTCATCGAACGGTTTTCCTGACTGATAACACCGGAATTCCTTGAAAGATGCGCTTCAAAATTTTTTCCCGGGATAGAGTTGACCGTAAATTGCGCCACTATCCCCTCATTGACACTTGATGCATGTTTTTCAGGAAGAGATACCGTCAGTCTCAGCTTATTTTTCTGAGCAATACTGAAAAGAGCCATTCCTGAATTGGGACCAACCAAGGCTCCTACCGACAGATTCCTATCCATTATCACACCACTGAAAGGTGCCGTGATCCTAAGGTACTGATTCATCTGTGAAGACCTACCGGTGCCCGCTTTTGATGCCTCGTATGTTGCTTTGGAACTCTGCATAATGCTTTTAGCCCTATCCAGTTCTATGTCGGCAACAGCTCCTTTTGTACTGGCCGCGTCCTGCAATCGCTCAAAAGCCTGTTTAGCATAAAGATAGTCGGTGTATGTTTTCTGCTGTGAAGATTTATCGGATAGGTAATCCTGATTCATTTCTGGTGCTTCCAGAACTGCAAGAAGCTGACCTTTGGTCACAACTGAACCTCTGTCAACATAAATTTTCTTGATAAATCCGGCAACCTTCGCAAAGATCTGCACCGATTCATAAGGTTTCAGTTCGCCTGGAACGGAAATCTGATAAGTGGGATTTATCAGCTTGATTTCTGTGGTCACGAAAGACCGAGCAGGCTGAACTGTTTTTTTTGTTTCATTTTTACTTTCCTTTTCGCCCGAGCAGGAAGCCATTCCCAAAAGAACGACCGGAATGAAGATGTATTTTATTTTATTGATGATTTTCATTATTTTTTAATTATTTAAGATTGTACGAAAAATTTACTTTCCTCATCTTCCGGATCCAAGGAAGGATTTGAATGTCCTGCATTGGACATTACTGCTGCAAAAAAATGCGGAACCAAAAGCAGAATGGTAAGAGTGGATGCGATGATACCACCGATAACAGCTCTACCAAGTGGAGCAACCTGCTCAGAACCTTCCCCGATACCGATTGCCATAGGAATCATCCCGGCAAGCATCGCCAAAGCGGTCATCAGTACAGGGCGGAGTCTGGACGCCGCTGCCATTCTCGCAGAATGAAGCGCACTGATATGGTAATGTTTACGGTAGTACTCTGCCTGATTGATAAGTAATACGGCATTTGAAACCGAAACACCGATGGACATAATCATCCCCATATATGACTGGAGGTTGAGCGTACTGCCGGTAATGAAAATCAAAACAAGACTTCCCACGATCACGGAAGGAATCACGGAAAGAACAACAAAAGGTACTTTAAATGACTGATAATAAGCAGAAAGCATTAGGAATATCGCTAGTACTGCCGCCAAAAGTCCCATTGCAAGACTGTCGAGTGTATCATCCAGTAGCTGCAGTGTGCCTTCTGTCCAGACAGAAACACTTTTTGGAGGTTTTCCGGTCTCACTGATGGCATTTTTTACCGCTTTGGAAGCAGAGCCCAGGTCTTTTCCGTACACATTTCCGATAATTGTTACATATCTCATAGGTCCCTTTCGGTTGACCTGTGCAGGTGCGGTCGTTTTTTTAACTGTAGCGATATCTTCAAGAACGGGTCTCGGGCTGTCTTTTTTCAGTGGAAGTGATTTCAGGATCTCTTCAGAGTTCATTATACTTTCTGGAATCTGGACCTGTGTCTGAAAGACAAGTCCTGATTTTGGGTCGACCCAGAGGTTCTTGTCGGTGTAGCGGGTTGAAGAGGTAGCGGTCACAAGACTGCGTGTCACATCCTGCATCGTCAGTCCGAACTGCGCAGCGAGATTTCGGTCTACGTTGATCTGTAACGTCGGATATTGAAGTGGCTCTGCAATGCGGACGTCTCGCAGGAAATCGTTGCTTTTCAGCTTTTCCTCTATTTTTTTTGCGTGAGATGCCGCCAGTTTCAGATTCGGAGATCCTACCTTGATTTCTATCGGGGTCATCGATCCCTGTCCAATAATTTTTTCGGTAAGTTCCATCGGTTCAAAATTGATTTGTGCTTCAGGATGCTTTTCAGCAATCTTCTTGCGGATCTTTTCTTTCAGATCTTCCATAGACCCTGAAAAGATCTCCTTATTTACAGAAACCTGCAAAACAGACTGGTGTGTTCCGTTGGTGAAAAGAAATATGGGATTGATCGGCGTTGCTGCCGGATGTAAACCGACATAGGCCGAACTGATGCTGACCGCATTTTCCGGCAAAATACCTTCAATATCTTTGAGAATATCCTTCACCAGCTTTTCAGTTTTCTCCAGACGGCTTCCCTGTGGCGCATCAATTCTCATCTGAAAATCACCGCTGTTGGAAAGAGGCATAATATCGGTTCCCAATGAGCGCATCATTAAAAATATTAAAAGGCCCGAGAAAATGATATAGGCCGAAAACAATACCAAAGTCCTTCCCGACCATTTTCTCATTTTGTGACTGTAGCCCGTTCTGAATCGATAGAAAAAACTCCTGTTTTTAACATAATGCTTCTCAATATGCTTATTCTTCATCATCCAGTTAGCCAGGATCGGAACGAAGGTCTGGGATGCCAGAAAGGAAGCTATCATTGCGAATGCAACTGCAAAAGAAAGCGGAAGAAACATATCTTTTGGAATGCCCGTCATAATGAAGGCAGGCGTAAGAACGGCCAGAATACATAATAATATCAGCACCTTCGGAATGGAAATTTCAAGTACTGCATCAAGAATGGCTTTGGGTTTGGTTTTCCTCATTTCCATATGCTGGTGGATATTCTCGATCGTGACCGTAGCTTCATCTACCAAAATTCCGATGGATAGGGCTAACCCACTCAAGGTCATTATATTAATAGTATATCCTGCAAAATAGAGCACACAGACGGCTGTTAATATTGCTATGGGAATTGTAAAGACCACGATCAGTGCACCTCGAAGGTCACCAAGGAAAAGAATAATGACCAGTCCTGTAAAAAGTGCACCCAAAAGTCCTTCATGAATTAGATTTGAAAGGGAACGTTCAATATATTTTGACTGGTCAAATTCATAACTCACCTTCGCATCATCCGGAAGCTGATCTCTCAGTTTTGGCATTGCTTTTTTTAGATTTTCAACTGCTGTCAGTGTTGAAGCATCTGATTTTTTGATCACCGGGAGATACACAGAGCGTTTCCCATTGACCAATGCATATCCAGATGTCTGGTCAGCTCCATCCTGAACATTGGCTACATCACCCACGTAAAGAGTTCTACCGTCTTGGGTCTTTATCGGGATTTTAAGAAACTCCGCAGGATCTTTGGCTATGGAATTGATCGGTGCCATATAATTCGTTTCGCCCATTCTGATATTTCCTGCTGGCGAAGGATGGCTGCTTTTTGTGATCGCCAAAGTAATTTCTTCCGGACTTAGTCCGTTACTCTGCATTGCAGCCGGGTCAATATTTACAACGATCGAACGGATGTTACCCCCAAAAGGTGCCGGAGCCGTAATACCGGGAATCTCAACAAACATCGGCCGGATTTTGGTTAGGACCATTGTCTGAAGCTCTGTTACAGAGTGATTGTCACTTTCAAAGACAAGTTGACCGACCGGGAGTGAATTACCGTCAAACCGCACAACCATAGGCGGTACTGCACCGGGTGGTAAAAATCCCATTGCCCGTGAAACCTGCGTGGAAACCTCACCTGCAGCCTGCGCCATATCGGTGCCTGGATAAAAGGTCAGTTTCATTAAGGTCAGTCCCTGAACACTTTTGAAATCAATATTCTTGACACCATTCACAAAGAGTAAAACTTTTTGAAATTCATTGGACATAAAACCATCCATATATTGAGGTGAAAGCCCTCCGTAAGGCATCGCAATATACATTGACGGCAACTCTACCTCCGGGAAAATATCTACTTTTATTTTTTTTATAGCTGTAAGCGAAAGCACAATGACCGACAGGAAAACGACCATGACGGCAATGGGCTTTCTGAGCGCAAAACGTATTAAATTCATTCTAAAATTTTAAAGTTGGGTAAATAAATAATCAAAATCGCCGGTGAGTTCAGCCTTTGCTATGACCTGCTCCCAGAATTCTTTTGCGGCATCGATCTGACTTTTTTCTGCATTTTCAAGAATCTGACGGATCTGTAACAGTTCAGTGAGGGTAATAAGACCACTCTTGTATCTTGCTACATACATTTCGTAGGCATCTGATGCGCCTTTCACAGAAGCACTTTCTTTCTTAAGTTGTTTTTGCTGTTCTACAATCCTGCTTTCAAGGGCTTTAATCTCAGTCTGCATTGATAGCTGATACTGGTTTTCGAGATAACCCAGACGTTCCGCTTCTTTTGACAGCATATTGGCTTTTTGCCTGTTCGTATGAAGACTGCTGATATTCCACGTCAATCCAAGTCCAACAAGAGCATTGTTGGCAGAATTGGAGAAACCATCGGTAAATTTCCCTGAGACATTGCCATATGGATCGGATCCTGAACCTCTGTAAGCATAACCTCCCAAGATCTTAAGCGACGGAAGTGATGATCTTCTCTCTGTTTCCGCTTTGGTCTGATAGTATTCGGACTCCTGATGGATGGACTTTAAAAAAGGATGTGATGGATTAACCTTCTCACTGTTAAAAGAATTTATTTCAGGGTCAAGAAAATGACTGACCTGGTAATCCTCTACTTTAAAATTATCAATGTAAAATTCCTTAAGTTTTTCTGTGGCTGCCTGCTGCTTTCCAAACCAATTATCTTGCATTGCCAATGCCTGAACGTACGATGAATAGGTAAGTACAGAATCTGCTTCCGGTTTGAGACCGGCACGCGAAAGGGCTTTGCTTGAACTGTGGATTTCTTCGAGCCTCGTCGAGTTTCTCTCTGCCCATCTGAGCTTGGCGCCATTAAAGACATAGTCAAGATAACGTTGTGATAGCAATTTTTTGAGCCTCAGCAAATAGGATTCTTTATCTGTCCTGAGCTTTTGTGTGAACTCATTTGCTGATCTTTCCTCGGATCTCTGACGCCCGAAGTTGTAGATCTCGTACTCCGCAATGGCTGAGCCGAAATTGTTTGAGGATAAAGAGGAGCCCGAATTCCTGTTTCCGGAAACATTAAAAAAACCGGACTGTGGGAAAAAACCACCACTGCTTCCCTCTAATGTTCCGTAGGTATTTTGATATTGAAGCTTTACCTGTGGTAATGCCTTGGATTTTACTGTCTCTTCGTTATATTCTGAAGATTCTATTGCAGACTCGGCTGCACGGATCCCTGAATAGTTTTTTTG
This Chryseobacterium sp. G0162 DNA region includes the following protein-coding sequences:
- a CDS encoding efflux RND transporter permease subunit; this translates as MNLIRFALRKPIAVMVVFLSVIVLSLTAIKKIKVDIFPEVELPSMYIAMPYGGLSPQYMDGFMSNEFQKVLLFVNGVKNIDFKSVQGLTLMKLTFYPGTDMAQAAGEVSTQVSRAMGFLPPGAVPPMVVRFDGNSLPVGQLVFESDNHSVTELQTMVLTKIRPMFVEIPGITAPAPFGGNIRSIVVNIDPAAMQSNGLSPEEITLAITKSSHPSPAGNIRMGETNYMAPINSIAKDPAEFLKIPIKTQDGRTLYVGDVANVQDGADQTSGYALVNGKRSVYLPVIKKSDASTLTAVENLKKAMPKLRDQLPDDAKVSYEFDQSKYIERSLSNLIHEGLLGALFTGLVIILFLGDLRGALIVVFTIPIAILTAVCVLYFAGYTINIMTLSGLALSIGILVDEATVTIENIHQHMEMRKTKPKAILDAVLEISIPKVLILLCILAVLTPAFIMTGIPKDMFLPLSFAVAFAMIASFLASQTFVPILANWMMKNKHIEKHYVKNRSFFYRFRTGYSHKMRKWSGRTLVLFSAYIIFSGLLIFLMMRSLGTDIMPLSNSGDFQMRIDAPQGSRLEKTEKLVKDILKDIEGILPENAVSISSAYVGLHPAATPINPIFLFTNGTHQSVLQVSVNKEIFSGSMEDLKEKIRKKIAEKHPEAQINFEPMELTEKIIGQGSMTPIEIKVGSPNLKLAASHAKKIEEKLKSNDFLRDVRIAEPLQYPTLQINVDRNLAAQFGLTMQDVTRSLVTATSSTRYTDKNLWVDPKSGLVFQTQVQIPESIMNSEEILKSLPLKKDSPRPVLEDIATVKKTTAPAQVNRKGPMRYVTIIGNVYGKDLGSASKAVKNAISETGKPPKSVSVWTEGTLQLLDDTLDSLAMGLLAAVLAIFLMLSAYYQSFKVPFVVLSVIPSVIVGSLVLIFITGSTLNLQSYMGMIMSIGVSVSNAVLLINQAEYYRKHYHISALHSARMAAASRLRPVLMTALAMLAGMIPMAIGIGEGSEQVAPLGRAVIGGIIASTLTILLLVPHFFAAVMSNAGHSNPSLDPEDEESKFFVQS
- a CDS encoding TolC family protein → MIRKSLSVLIFGLITQKSVLYAQQESLLGKIWTETQKNYSGIRAAESAIESSEYNEETVKSKALPQVKLQYQNTYGTLEGSSGGFFPQSGFFNVSGNRNSGSSLSSNNFGSAIAEYEIYNFGRQRSEERSANEFTQKLRTDKESYLLRLKKLLSQRYLDYVFNGAKLRWAERNSTRLEEIHSSSKALSRAGLKPEADSVLTYSSYVQALAMQDNWFGKQQAATEKLKEFYIDNFKVEDYQVSHFLDPEINSFNSEKVNPSHPFLKSIHQESEYYQTKAETERRSSLPSLKILGGYAYRGSGSDPYGNVSGKFTDGFSNSANNALVGLGLTWNISSLHTNRQKANMLSKEAERLGYLENQYQLSMQTEIKALESRIVEQQKQLKKESASVKGASDAYEMYVARYKSGLITLTELLQIRQILENAEKSQIDAAKEFWEQVIAKAELTGDFDYLFTQL